The window GATTAGCTTTTACGGCGGCTCCGCTTCAGGAACATCCGTTTAATTTTGCAAGGCGCGTTTCAACATTGGATCATATCTCCAAAGGTCGTATTGCATGGAACATCGTTACAAGCTATTCGGCAAATGCTTTTCGAAATTTTGGCTATGATGGTCTAGTTCCTCACGATGAGCGATATCGCTGGGCGGATGAATATGTAGATGTATTGTATAAACTTTGGGAAGGTTCATGGGACGACGGGGCATTGTTGCAAGATGTCAAGAGCGGCATTCATGCAGATCCGGCAAAGGTTCACAAAATTAATCATATCGGAGAGCGTTATAAAGTGGAGGGCCCGCACCTTGTTTCACCATCCCCTCAGCGCACCCCGGTGCTATTTCAAGCCGGAGCATCTTCTACAGGAAGGGAGTTTGCGGCCCGAAATGCAGAGGCTGTCTTTATTGTAGCACCTGATCCCGAAAATGCCCGACAATTGATCAATGAAATCCGGCGATTGGCTAAACAAAATGGCAGGGATGAGAATGATATTCTCGTTTTTCAAGGGTTGTCTTTTGTGATTGGTGAGACGGAAGAAGAAGCGAGACGTAAAGAAGCTGAGCTGGATCAAAAAATTGATTTAGATATGATGATCGCCCATATGGCAGGCGGAATGGGCATTGATCTTGGAAATATCAGTTTAGATACACCTCTTAAACACATTGAAACAGAGGGAGTAAGAAGCACATACGAGTGGCTAAAGCAAAGTACTCCCGGGCGCACCCCTACAGTACGAGACCTTGCCAAACTGAGAACGAGATCGTCTCGCATTGTTGGAACCCCTGAAACCATTGCAGATCAACTGGAGATTTGGAGGGAAGCAGGAATCGATGGGGTCAATATGATCAATGCTGTCATTCCCGGTTCCTATGAAGAATTTATTGATTTGGTGATGCCTGTATTACGAAGACGTGGTTTAGCCCGTGGAGGCCATTCCGAGCCAAGCACCTTCCGAAAAAAATTGTTTGGATCAGATCTTCTGAATGAACGTCACCCTGCAGCCAAATATAGAGGTGCATTTGCTGCGAAAAGTACAACACAATAATAAGAATGATCGAATATAAAGGCGCCGTTTTTATCATTAATATGACTAAGAAGATGCGAATAATTTATTTTAAACAAAAGGGGGAATTTTGTAAGATGAGCTCCAAACAATTAATTTCAAAAAAAGATCAAGATCCCTTTTCCTCTGCGGCATTTTCTGAGCCGGTTAAACCAAATTCCCGTGAACTGGACCAATTGATTGAGGAAATTGCCCGGGATGCGGAGGAACGAAGGAATACGAATAGTGAAGCCCGACCTGATTATGCGATCAAGTTAATCAAGCAGTCCAAGCTTGGCGCGTTGCGTTTGCCGATTGAAGAGGGAGGAGGCGGCGCCAGCATTCGGGATCTTTTCCAAGTGATCATCCGCTTAGCCGAAGCAGATCCGGATGTAGCACACAGCCTTCGTTCACATTATTCCCAAGTGGAAGAATATCTTCGAAATCCGGATAAAAAAGAACGTGATAAATGGCTGAAGAGGGTGGCCAACGGCGATATTATCGGTAATGCATTTACCGAACTTTCGTCCAAAAATGTTGGAAAATATGCTTTTGAGACCACTTTATCCCCTGACGGTGACGGATATCGATTAAATGGGACGAAATATTTTAGTACAGGTACGATGTATTCTGACTGGGTTTTTGTGACGGCGTCCACCCACGATGGGAAAACAGTATCGGTCATCATTCCTGCAAACCGGGAAGGAGTCATTATTGAAGACGATTGGGACGGCATCGGGCAAAAATTAACGGGAAGCGGCACGACCCGTTTGAACAATGTGTATGTATTTAAAGATGAAGTAACGTTTATTGACGGTACAAAGACTCCGTTTAATTCCTATCTACAGCTCTTTTTGCATGCAGTCATTGCCGGAATATTGCGAAATGTAGCGACGGATGCTTCTTCTTTAGTACATCGTCGTAAACGTACATTTTCTTTTGCGGCAGCAGATAAACCGACAGATGATCCGCAGCTTCAACAGGTGATTGGCCAACTTTCCAGCATCGCATTTGCTGCAGAAGCGATTGTGCTAACTGCTGCAGAAGCACTTGATGTTGCTGTGAGATCAGCCGTTGACGGTGTGATCGATTATTCGTTGAGCCATGAGGCTTCGCTTCGAGCCGCACAAGCTAAGGTGGTAGTAGACGATCTTGCTTTAAAAGCCGCTACCCTGCTTTTCGAAGTTGGCGGGGCTTCAGCAACAAGACAATCGGCGAAATTGGATCGACATTGGAGAAACATACGCACGATTGCTTCGCATAATCCAACAGTTTACAAAGCTCGGGCCATTGGCAGCTACATAGTAAACGGTACAGATCTTCCGATTAGAGAAATTTATTTTTAAGACGATTTTAATCAAAACAAATATGAATGGATTTGAAGAATGAGATAAAGTGGGCAAGCTTAATGCTGATTTATAAAAATTCATTAGGAATAAGTTGGTTTTCTTTGACTTTTTCTAAAAGGATTTCTATAATAATTTCTGTACTTTTAAATTTAGAGGAGGATTATTAAAAAATGTATTTTATCAGATTGCGATTCCCGGCTTTGAACCAGTAATTAAATACGTTCAAAGGCTCTGTTTGTGTATGCAGAGTAAACGGGAGCAGTCTGTCCTTTTTTAATAATCTTCGTTTCATATAGAAAATATGTAATGTGAAGAAGGCAGACGGATCGTTCTGTCTTTTTTATTTATGTATCATTCTCCTTCTTTTGTTTAGCAAAAGGAAGGTTTATCCCGCTTCAACGGGCAGTAAGTCCCCGCTTCAAGACTTAAGCGGAAACAATGAAGTCAAGTGGGGAATAACTGCTCGTAAAAGCCCGATTAGTTCAACTAACCATCAGTGGCAGATGAAGGCTTATTAAAAGCACCGTGTCCCCATGTCTTCATCTGCACTTGCACATCCTGTGCGTTGCCCCCCACTGATGGAAGTTTCACTTTATTTGGTGACGGCTTCTAATAGCCCCTAATCTAATAAGGATGGGTCTTCTTCCCTTTACTCTGAATCACAGGCAGATCGCCTGTGATTTTTTTATGTGCGCCCGGCATGTACATGAACTATAGGGTGTAAGTCCCGAACCCCGAAGACAGAAGTAGAGGTTAGCCAAGAGCAAGGGTGTCCGTGGTGACGCGGAATCTGAAGGAAGCTGGAGGCAAAACACCGGTCCGAGGAACACGAACCTCATATAAGGCTAGGTATGATTGAGTGAGTTTGCATAACAAAACAAAGCTCTTTCTGTCGAAGGTCATATCGAGTAAATGAGGCGGATAGATGGTGTGAAAGTGCATGTACTTACCCGGGGAGGTCTGGCGGATATGTGAAGTACTCTTCATAACCTACTTAGTGATAAGTAGCTGAACCGTCAGAAGTCAGCAGAGGTCATAGTATTAGTTGGTCTAGAACAACTAAGAAGGACCGAACAATTAAGAGAGAATAGCCCTTGGTATTCAGTGAGTCATGATGAACACAGAAAACGTAGTACCTCACTTGAGGGAGGAAGCGGTGAATCCCGTGGGAGACCTCTTGGAGGGTGGAGTGACCACTGGCATAAAGAGAACAGCTATTCACGGAAGTTATAAAGACTTGCGTCAATTATCTTAATTGAACCGCCGTATACGGAACCGTACGTACGGTGGTGTGAGAGGACGGGAGTTAATCGCTCCCTCCTACTCGATTTCGAAAGGAAGAGATCACATGACCAAAAAAATAAAAAGTGCGGAACTTGTCAGTGAATTTGTAGAGGCATTCAGATGCCCACTCTGTAAAAGTTCGATGAAGGTTGTTGATTTTAAAAGCTTAATATGCTCTAAAAACCATACTTTTGATTTCTCAAAACAAGGATATGTAAATTTGATGACTCATCCCTCGAAGAGTCATTACAAGAGAGAATTGTTTAAAGCCAGACACAAGATCATTATCGAAAGTCATTTATATACTCCCATGCATGAAATGATTTCGAAAGTGATAACGGAATATATGGATGTTTCTGTTAAACCTTTTATGATTGTAGATTTAGGCTGCGGAGAAGGTTCTCATTTACAAAGGATTTTGGACGAATGTAAGGTTCCGGCAATGACTGGTGTGGGTCTTGATATTTCAAAGGAAGGCATTGCCATGGCTGCTAAGAGGTACGAAAACCAAATTTGGCTAGTAGGAGACTTGGCTAAATCACCATTGGAAGATCAATCGTTTCATGTGATTTTGAATATCTTATCTCCTTCCAACTACAAGGAATTCAAGAGGATTTTAGTGGAAGATGGGCTAGTCATTAAGGTTGTTCCTCGACCTAATTATCTAAAGGAGCTACGAGAAGCATTCTATGATCACAAGGAAAAAAGGGTCTATAAAAATGATCAAACAGTATCCCTTTTTAAAAAACATCTCCGACTACTGGATGTTTTCCATTTATGTTATTCAAAGAACCTTAATGAAACGGAACTAAAAAATTTGGTTCAAATGACCCCTCTTGCTTGGTCTGCGGATAAAGCACGTATTGATGCGTTTATTCATCGGGACTCCGCTCGGATCACAGTTGATCTAGATATTTTAGTTGGTATGAATAAAGGCTTGAAAAGAAAGTTATCATCGCACAATCGAATGGGGGGCAGTGAATAATGGAAAAAGTATATATTGAATTAAAAAATATCGAAGTCTCCTTTTTAGGCAAATTAGTATTAGATATCCCGCGATTAGCAGTACACCAATTTGATCGTATCGGGATTGTTGGAAAAAATGGGGCTGGAAAGAGTACGTTATTGAAACTTTTGGACGGTCAAATTACACCAGATAAAGGCCAAGTAAATCGCTTTGCGGATTTTGCTTATTTCGATCAACTGTCAAGACCGATTGAAAAAGAAATAGATTTTGATCTTCTAGGAAAGCTCTCTATACCTCAGACAGAAGTTGAAAATTTAAGCGGCGGTGAACAAACACGTTTGAAGTTAGCGGGAATTTTCTCCACCTACCATGAAGGGTTATTGATTGATGAGCCGACAACACACTTAGATGAGGCCGGTGTACAGTTTTTCATCGATGAGCTGCGCTATTATTACGGTGCGCTTGTTCTTGTTAGCCATGATCGTCATGTGTTAGATGAACTCGTTACAAAAATTTGGGAAGTCGAAGACGGGCGTGTAACGGAATATACAGGGAATTATTCCGACTACTCAGCACAAAAAGAACTCGCTCGTAATAGACAGCTTAAGGATTACGAAAAATACGTGAAAGAAAAAACACGTCTTTTAAAAGCGGCGGAAGAAAAGATGACCAAGGCCGAAAAAGTGACCAAGGCCAATAATCGTATGTCAAAAAAGGAAACGAAAGCAAAGGCAAATAAAATGTTTATGACGAAATCAAAAGATACAAGCCAAAAGGCGATCCAACGTGCAGCAAAAGCGATTGAGCAGCGAGTGGAGCAACTCGAAGCAGTGGAGGCGCCAAAAAAGGAACAAGCACTTTATTTTCCTCAGCCAACGGCTCTCAAGCTACACAATAAGTTTCCGATTATGGCAGACCGATTAACGCTAAAGGCAGGAAATAAAATCCTGCTCAAAGAAGCTAGTTTCCAATTCCCATTAGGCAGCACCATCGTGATTACAGGAAAAAATGGTTCAGGGAAAACAACACTCCTTCGCCATATCATCCAACAAGGAGAAGGGATTATCGTATCTCCTAAAGCTGTCATCGGATCGTATGAACAAATGGGTTATGAATTTGAGAAAGATGAAACTGTACTTGCATTTATGAAAGAACGGAGCGACTATGATGAAAGCAAGATCCGTGCTGTCCTACACGCAATGAATTTTACTGGAAATGATTTGAGAAAAAATGTCCGCCATTTAAGTGGTGGAGAAGCGATCCGTTTAGTATTGTGTCAATTGTTTTTGGGAAGATACAATGTGCTGGTTTTAGACGAGCCGACCAATTTTTTGGATGTTTTCTGTATTGAAGCGTTAGAACGCTTTTTAAAAGGATATGAAGGTACTGTCCTACTTGTATCACACGATCACATGTTTATTCAACGTGTAGCAGATCATATATATGTCATTGAAAACCAACAACTAAAATTAAGAAACTAAGTTAGACCTCATTTGCGGGTAAAATAATAGTTTCATTGTGGATGCCGGCCAGAGTTTTTTTCGTGCATAAAGGACAAATTTTATATATCATTTATCTTTTCTTGCGTTATTGAAAAAAGTCGTTTGTCTTTTGGCAAACGACTTTGTGTAGAAGCTGTATTCTTTTCTCCGTTCAGAAAAGCAGCAGGTAAGCAATCTCAAAATGAATTGGCCCATATTAAGAGGGTTCGAGCCATTTCTTAATCAAAAGGTTAATCGTTGTATAAAATCACTTTCATCGCTTTTTCTTTGGCTGCATTGCCAAATACATCATATGCTTGGATGATTTGATCCAGAGGAAAGCGATGGGTGACTAACTGCTGCGGCGAGATCTTCCCTGATTCCACTGTCTTTAACAACATCGGTGTTGTACTTGTACTGACCAGTCCGGTTGAGATCTTCACATTTCGAATCCACAATTGTTCTAGGTGCAATTCGACAGGCTTGCCGTGTACACCGACATTGGCTAGACGTCCGCCCGGCTTTAGGATTTGCTGACAGATGTCGAAGGTTACCGGAAACCCAACGGCTTCAATCGCCACGTCAACACCTTTTCCATCCGTTAATTCCATCACCTGTTCAACCGCATTTTTCGTAGAGCTGTTCACTGTCTTAGTGGCACCGAACTTTTTAGACATCTCTAGGCGATTATCGTCAAGGTCGATCATGATGATCTCCGCCGGTGAATAAAGTTGTGCCGTTAAGAGTGCCGACATTCCAATCGGTCCTGCGCCGACAATCGCAATGACATCACCCGGCTGAACTTCACCGTTGATCACCCCGATTTCCAGACTCGTCGGTAAAATGTCGCTCAACATGACAAGTGCTTCTTCATCGGTTCCCGGAGGAATATGATACATGCTTGTATCGGCATAAGGGATCCGAACGTATTCTGCCTGGGTTCCGTCGATTAAGTGCCCAAAATCCACCCACCGTTTTCACAGTGGGCATACATCGCTTTTTTGCAATAATCGCATCTTCCACAGGAAGTGACACAAGAAATCAGCACTTTGTCTCCGGGTTTGAAATTGTTGACACCCGTGCCGACTTCTTCTACTATTCCAATTCCTTCGTGTCCCAGTGTTCGGCCGTCCGTTACCGCCGGTACATCTCCGCCTAAGATATGCAAATCCGTGCCGCAAATCGTCGTTTTGGTGATTTTTACAATGGCATCAGTCGGATTCTGAATCGTCGGCTTGTCTTTCTCTTCCCATTCGATTTTTTTCGGTCCATGGAATACAAGTGCTTTCATCATTATACCTCCTATGGTTTCGTTCGCGAAGTTCCCCTCGGTTACCAAATGAAAGGTCGTACCGTCAGGGTTTAACCAGGTTAGGCGTTACTAAAGTGGTTAGGCGTTACTAAAGTGGATTATCGTCCTGTTAGTATTTTCCCCTTGAGATCATTAAATTATTCTGCTCTATAGGAGGCGTGAGGGAGAGTTGGAATGGAAATTATTGAGAGTATGGGTACATAGCGAAAAATGCTAGATTCAATCAAAAATATTTATTCTAGTATAATAGAAGAAAAGTTATTGGAGAGATCAATATGAAAATAACCAAACAAAACGCTGAACATTACATATGGGGTGACCATTGTGATGGATGGCATTTAGTGAAAAGTCCAAATTTAAGCGTGATTCAAGAACGTATGTTGCCCAATACTTCGGAGGTCAGACATTATCATCAATATGCACGCCAATTTTTCTTTGTATTAAAAGGTACAGCAACTATTGAGATAGATGGTCAAAAGATTATTTTACATTCACAAGAAGGGATTGAGGTGCCTCCTTTGACTCCGCATCAAATGATGAATGAATCAAATGAAGAAGTTGAGTTTTTGGTTGTATCTCA of the Bacillus smithii genome contains:
- a CDS encoding putative RNA methyltransferase, encoding MTKKIKSAELVSEFVEAFRCPLCKSSMKVVDFKSLICSKNHTFDFSKQGYVNLMTHPSKSHYKRELFKARHKIIIESHLYTPMHEMISKVITEYMDVSVKPFMIVDLGCGEGSHLQRILDECKVPAMTGVGLDISKEGIAMAAKRYENQIWLVGDLAKSPLEDQSFHVILNILSPSNYKEFKRILVEDGLVIKVVPRPNYLKELREAFYDHKEKRVYKNDQTVSLFKKHLRLLDVFHLCYSKNLNETELKNLVQMTPLAWSADKARIDAFIHRDSARITVDLDILVGMNKGLKRKLSSHNRMGGSE
- a CDS encoding Msr family ABC-F type ribosomal protection protein, which encodes MEKVYIELKNIEVSFLGKLVLDIPRLAVHQFDRIGIVGKNGAGKSTLLKLLDGQITPDKGQVNRFADFAYFDQLSRPIEKEIDFDLLGKLSIPQTEVENLSGGEQTRLKLAGIFSTYHEGLLIDEPTTHLDEAGVQFFIDELRYYYGALVLVSHDRHVLDELVTKIWEVEDGRVTEYTGNYSDYSAQKELARNRQLKDYEKYVKEKTRLLKAAEEKMTKAEKVTKANNRMSKKETKAKANKMFMTKSKDTSQKAIQRAAKAIEQRVEQLEAVEAPKKEQALYFPQPTALKLHNKFPIMADRLTLKAGNKILLKEASFQFPLGSTIVITGKNGSGKTTLLRHIIQQGEGIIVSPKAVIGSYEQMGYEFEKDETVLAFMKERSDYDESKIRAVLHAMNFTGNDLRKNVRHLSGGEAIRLVLCQLFLGRYNVLVLDEPTNFLDVFCIEALERFLKGYEGTVLLVSHDHMFIQRVADHIYVIENQQLKLRN
- a CDS encoding acyl-CoA dehydrogenase family protein, with protein sequence MSSKQLISKKDQDPFSSAAFSEPVKPNSRELDQLIEEIARDAEERRNTNSEARPDYAIKLIKQSKLGALRLPIEEGGGGASIRDLFQVIIRLAEADPDVAHSLRSHYSQVEEYLRNPDKKERDKWLKRVANGDIIGNAFTELSSKNVGKYAFETTLSPDGDGYRLNGTKYFSTGTMYSDWVFVTASTHDGKTVSVIIPANREGVIIEDDWDGIGQKLTGSGTTRLNNVYVFKDEVTFIDGTKTPFNSYLQLFLHAVIAGILRNVATDASSLVHRRKRTFSFAAADKPTDDPQLQQVIGQLSSIAFAAEAIVLTAAEALDVAVRSAVDGVIDYSLSHEASLRAAQAKVVVDDLALKAATLLFEVGGASATRQSAKLDRHWRNIRTIASHNPTVYKARAIGSYIVNGTDLPIREIYF
- a CDS encoding cupin domain-containing protein, translating into MKITKQNAEHYIWGDHCDGWHLVKSPNLSVIQERMLPNTSEVRHYHQYARQFFFVLKGTATIEIDGQKIILHSQEGIEVPPLTPHQMMNESNEEVEFLVVSQPHSHGDRILVDEI
- a CDS encoding LLM class flavin-dependent oxidoreductase, giving the protein MSKPLSFSAFVMNTASHIIHGLWRDENGHQKNFNDVELWVSLAKKLDEGGFDAIFFADVIGLYGNHRGGWEYHVKTGLQIPSNDPMVLMSALAVNTKYLGLAFTAAPLQEHPFNFARRVSTLDHISKGRIAWNIVTSYSANAFRNFGYDGLVPHDERYRWADEYVDVLYKLWEGSWDDGALLQDVKSGIHADPAKVHKINHIGERYKVEGPHLVSPSPQRTPVLFQAGASSTGREFAARNAEAVFIVAPDPENARQLINEIRRLAKQNGRDENDILVFQGLSFVIGETEEEARRKEAELDQKIDLDMMIAHMAGGMGIDLGNISLDTPLKHIETEGVRSTYEWLKQSTPGRTPTVRDLAKLRTRSSRIVGTPETIADQLEIWREAGIDGVNMINAVIPGSYEEFIDLVMPVLRRRGLARGGHSEPSTFRKKLFGSDLLNERHPAAKYRGAFAAKSTTQ